A part of Marinobacter psychrophilus genomic DNA contains:
- a CDS encoding DUF2059 domain-containing protein, translated as MMGGNKICVFLMSAALLGSPAFTVAATSPAAKQQQTVDARQVLRASPMDDIIAQYPTMMSQGIRDGLKQTGQVPPMVADAVGYVVSNSFNSQKIEQQVAGRLQAELSNGQLQAVADWYNTPVAQKISRAEVAALAPVVWPQISAQAGQLAQRFGNTDRAKSFVRFNRASRATQSAVDTTIAVQLGLASTMAAFSSDSANFETLQKRIESQRPALKGVVEQQVFNSYLYAYQDISGAEMEQYLRFLESDAGAAFTRVVSSGVKQAVIEPVESIGEQLSQFLAP; from the coding sequence ATGATGGGCGGTAACAAAATTTGTGTTTTCCTGATGTCTGCGGCACTGCTAGGTAGCCCTGCGTTTACTGTTGCGGCAACGTCACCCGCTGCAAAACAGCAGCAGACGGTGGACGCCAGGCAAGTGCTCAGAGCCTCGCCAATGGACGACATTATTGCTCAGTACCCCACCATGATGAGTCAGGGCATACGCGATGGCCTTAAGCAGACGGGGCAGGTTCCGCCGATGGTCGCCGATGCGGTTGGGTATGTGGTTAGCAACAGTTTTAATTCGCAGAAAATAGAGCAGCAGGTGGCAGGCCGCCTGCAGGCTGAGTTGAGTAATGGGCAGTTGCAAGCTGTGGCTGACTGGTACAACACGCCCGTTGCGCAAAAAATCTCAAGAGCCGAAGTCGCCGCGTTAGCACCGGTGGTGTGGCCGCAAATTAGCGCTCAGGCTGGCCAGCTGGCCCAAAGATTCGGTAATACCGATCGTGCCAAGAGTTTTGTGCGTTTTAACCGCGCTTCGCGCGCAACTCAAAGCGCTGTCGATACCACCATTGCGGTGCAGCTTGGATTAGCGTCTACCATGGCAGCGTTCAGCAGTGATTCAGCGAACTTCGAAACTCTTCAAAAGCGTATAGAAAGCCAGCGTCCAGCTTTGAAAGGGGTTGTGGAGCAACAGGTGTTTAACAGTTACCTGTATGCCTACCAGGATATCAGTGGTGCGGAAATGGAGCAGTATCTACGCTTTCTGGAAAGCGACGCTGGCGCGGCTTTTACCCGCGTGGTATCCAGTGGTGTGAAGCAAGCGGTTATTGAGCCGGTAGAGAGCATTGGCGAGCAGTTGAGCCAGTTTTTAGCACCCTAG
- the rarD gene encoding EamA family transporter RarD encodes MPEQTKGVWYGVCAYTIWGSFPLFFALFQGVPALEILVHRIIWSCVFLAILISGLRRWQPVKDAFASPRQLWRVLGCALLIALNWGVYIYAVETRHVLQASLGYFLTPLVNVALGMLVLREQMGRWQMAAVAIAGVGIALQLFMLGELPWITLVLAVSFGVYGLLRKQIKLDGLSGLFVETLLLLPLGLMTFGWLATSGASNFTRDLPTGSLLMASGVLTAIPLLLFAGAARRLRLATVGFLMYINPTLQFVIALLVFNEPLSPIQLTSFMVIWLALIVYSISSWQGRVRRAV; translated from the coding sequence GTGCCCGAACAGACTAAAGGCGTTTGGTATGGCGTGTGCGCTTACACTATTTGGGGTTCATTCCCGCTATTTTTTGCGCTGTTTCAGGGCGTGCCGGCGCTTGAGATTCTGGTGCATCGAATTATCTGGTCCTGTGTGTTTCTGGCCATCCTGATTTCCGGGTTAAGGCGCTGGCAACCTGTAAAAGACGCTTTTGCCAGTCCGCGACAACTTTGGCGGGTGTTGGGCTGCGCGCTGCTTATTGCGCTTAACTGGGGCGTGTACATATACGCCGTTGAAACCCGCCACGTGTTGCAGGCCAGCCTCGGCTATTTTCTGACGCCGCTGGTGAATGTCGCCTTGGGCATGCTGGTGTTGCGTGAACAGATGGGACGTTGGCAAATGGCAGCGGTCGCTATCGCCGGCGTTGGCATTGCGCTTCAGTTGTTCATGTTGGGGGAGCTGCCTTGGATCACTTTGGTATTGGCAGTCAGTTTTGGCGTGTATGGCCTTTTACGTAAACAGATTAAATTAGACGGTTTATCCGGTTTATTCGTGGAAACCCTCCTGCTACTGCCCTTGGGCTTAATGACCTTTGGCTGGCTGGCGACATCGGGCGCTTCGAACTTTACCCGGGATTTGCCCACGGGCAGTTTGTTGATGGCCAGCGGCGTGTTGACGGCCATTCCCCTGCTGCTATTCGCCGGCGCCGCGCGACGCCTGAGGTTAGCAACTGTTGGCTTTCTGATGTACATAAACCCGACGTTGCAGTTCGTAATCGCCCTGTTGGTTTTCAACGAGCCTTTAAGCCCTATTCAGTTAACAAGTTTCATGGTGATCTGGCTGGCGCTGATTGTGTACAGTATTTCCTCGTGGCAAGGCAGGGTGCGAAGGGCGGTATGA
- a CDS encoding pseudouridine synthase, which produces MKLSRIVSNQPDISRKQANWLIATGQVYVNDLSCRTAGADVDEFAAVSVNGQTLQQGHCAHYIMLNKPAGYLSATEDDTHPTVLQLLPSALGQGLHIAGRLDRATTGLMILTNDGTWSRQLTLPGMGIAKVYRVATAYPIGPDTPQRFAEGIWFEYEQLTTAPAILELLEPTLARLTIYEGRYHQVKRMFHAEGNRVIALHREQIGHLQLNSDLAEGHFRMLTGSEIEGLNRYYT; this is translated from the coding sequence ATGAAACTTTCCCGTATTGTTAGCAACCAACCCGATATAAGCCGCAAACAAGCGAATTGGCTGATTGCTACCGGCCAAGTGTACGTTAACGACTTGAGCTGCCGAACGGCAGGCGCCGATGTGGACGAATTTGCGGCGGTCAGTGTCAACGGACAAACCTTACAGCAGGGCCATTGTGCCCACTATATTATGCTGAATAAACCGGCTGGTTATCTTAGCGCTACCGAAGATGATACGCACCCTACGGTTCTGCAATTGTTACCTTCCGCTTTAGGCCAAGGCCTGCACATTGCCGGTCGGCTGGATCGCGCCACTACCGGCCTGATGATACTGACCAATGACGGCACCTGGTCACGGCAATTAACGCTGCCCGGCATGGGTATTGCCAAGGTTTATCGGGTAGCAACCGCCTACCCGATTGGGCCAGACACGCCGCAGCGCTTTGCTGAGGGTATCTGGTTCGAATACGAGCAGCTCACCACAGCCCCCGCAATTCTTGAATTGCTGGAACCAACACTGGCACGGCTGACTATTTATGAAGGCCGTTATCACCAGGTGAAGCGCATGTTCCACGCCGAAGGCAATCGGGTCATTGCGCTACACCGTGAACAGATTGGCCACTTGCAATTAAACAGCGATTTGGCCGAGGGTCACTTCAGAATGCTGACGGGTTCAGAGATTGAAGGGCTGAATCGGTATTACACTTAA
- a CDS encoding GNAT family N-acetyltransferase: MNQPDNQPLGLTFDGPAQSKVHICRSIDDINAADWQNLAGNDYPFARYDFLQALEHSGCTNAATGWQPSHLVIRQQGQVTGIIPAFLKNNSRGEYVFDFAWAEAYQRHGQPYYPKLLMAIPFTPSQGPRLLLTPQLREILDSASLHKLLDKATTALGAHSWHLLFPNSADQALLCQPQTPDSSQLHRLGCQFHWHNAGYEAFDNFLALLTSRKRKSIRKERKQVSDQGIEFQRVSGSDISDRVLDGFYVFYQATYLKRGQQPYLNRDFFERLFCQMPEHVHIVIALKQGEMIASALFLSGTDTLYGRYWGCLDEYNHLHFETCYYQGIELAIDLGLQHFDAGAQGEHKLVRGFEPLLTHSWHSIEHPGFRDAIANFVAEEREGVRRYFEESKTLLPFRQTENDKGG; this comes from the coding sequence ATGAACCAGCCAGATAACCAACCACTAGGCCTGACCTTTGACGGCCCGGCACAAAGCAAGGTCCACATTTGCCGGTCTATCGACGATATTAACGCTGCAGACTGGCAGAACTTGGCCGGTAATGATTACCCCTTTGCGCGATACGATTTTCTTCAGGCACTGGAGCACAGTGGTTGCACCAATGCGGCTACCGGCTGGCAGCCCAGCCATCTGGTGATCCGCCAGCAGGGTCAGGTTACCGGCATTATTCCAGCATTCTTAAAAAACAATTCCCGCGGCGAATACGTGTTTGATTTTGCCTGGGCCGAAGCCTACCAGCGTCACGGCCAACCTTATTATCCAAAGTTGCTGATGGCCATTCCCTTTACTCCGTCACAGGGGCCACGGCTGCTGTTAACACCGCAGTTGCGCGAAATTCTGGACAGCGCATCGCTTCATAAGCTGCTTGATAAAGCCACCACTGCACTCGGTGCCCACTCCTGGCATTTGCTGTTTCCCAACAGCGCGGATCAAGCGCTGCTTTGCCAGCCGCAAACACCAGACAGCTCGCAATTGCATCGGCTAGGCTGCCAGTTTCACTGGCACAATGCCGGGTACGAAGCCTTTGACAACTTTCTGGCGCTGTTAACATCGCGCAAGCGCAAGTCCATCCGCAAAGAACGCAAACAGGTCAGCGATCAGGGTATTGAGTTTCAGCGGGTCAGCGGCTCAGACATATCTGACCGAGTGCTTGATGGCTTCTACGTGTTCTACCAGGCAACTTATCTTAAGCGCGGCCAGCAGCCCTACCTGAACCGTGACTTTTTCGAGCGTTTGTTCTGCCAGATGCCAGAGCATGTACACATCGTGATCGCTCTCAAACAAGGTGAAATGATCGCCAGCGCGCTGTTCCTAAGCGGCACTGACACCCTTTACGGGCGCTACTGGGGTTGCCTGGACGAGTACAATCATTTGCACTTTGAAACCTGCTATTACCAGGGAATAGAACTGGCCATAGACCTTGGCCTGCAGCATTTTGACGCCGGCGCCCAAGGTGAGCACAAACTGGTGCGGGGTTTTGAGCCGCTACTGACCCACTCATGGCACAGCATAGAGCACCCGGGCTTTCGCGATGCCATTGCAAATTTCGTCGCTGAAGAGCGCGAGGGAGTTCGCCGCTATTTTGAAGAGAGTAAAACATTACTGCCATTTCGCCAGACTGAAAACGACAAAGGCGGCTGA
- a CDS encoding sulfite exporter TauE/SafE family protein gives MSDLSLIQYGLIALIFIWSGFVRSGLGFGGAVLSLPFLLLVKDAPLVFLPIIAVHLLVFSSLTIWMNNRRNQSYKGDKSGQTLTGFGPDAAVTARESTVESTVDWPYLWRMLRIMIVPKLIGVFGLFTLPANVLSSIIFVIVAIYSVSYILNRPFRSNSKAVDVGLLMAGGYISGTSLIGAPLIIAVAAQHLPREKLRDTLFGLWFILVLIKLAAFIWVGLDLQLIHHLWLLPCAAIGHVIGLRFHDRILKAETPVFFRLLGIVLFIVSSVGIVSVLL, from the coding sequence ATGTCAGATCTTTCTCTAATTCAGTACGGTTTGATTGCGCTAATCTTCATTTGGAGCGGTTTTGTACGCTCCGGATTGGGCTTCGGTGGGGCTGTATTGTCGTTGCCGTTTTTGCTGCTGGTAAAAGACGCCCCACTGGTTTTTTTGCCGATCATAGCCGTTCACCTGTTGGTGTTTTCATCACTCACCATTTGGATGAACAACCGCCGCAATCAAAGCTATAAGGGCGATAAAAGCGGCCAGACATTAACCGGCTTTGGGCCGGATGCAGCTGTAACAGCGCGGGAAAGCACGGTAGAGAGCACGGTGGATTGGCCTTACCTGTGGCGTATGCTCCGCATTATGATAGTACCCAAACTGATTGGCGTGTTTGGGCTGTTCACGCTGCCAGCGAATGTGCTTAGCTCCATCATATTTGTGATTGTTGCGATTTATTCGGTGTCTTATATCCTCAACCGGCCTTTTCGCAGCAACAGCAAAGCGGTGGACGTGGGTTTGCTGATGGCCGGTGGTTACATCAGCGGTACCTCGCTGATCGGCGCACCGTTGATTATTGCGGTAGCGGCGCAGCATCTGCCCCGGGAAAAGCTGCGCGACACCTTGTTTGGTCTCTGGTTTATTCTAGTGCTGATCAAACTGGCTGCGTTTATCTGGGTTGGGCTGGATCTGCAGCTGATTCACCATCTGTGGCTGTTGCCCTGCGCTGCCATCGGTCACGTTATAGGGCTGCGCTTTCACGACCGTATTTTGAAAGCTGAAACGCCTGTGTTTTTCCGCCTGCTGGGCATTGTGCTGTTCATCGTTAGCAGTGTGGGCATTGTCAGCGTGTTGCTGTAG
- a CDS encoding peptidylprolyl isomerase, whose amino-acid sequence MAQATARHILVDTETKCEELKKDIEGGQDFAEVAKKHSSCPSGRNGGDLGSFGPGQMVPEFDTVVFSADLNTVQGPVKTQFGYHLLEVTSRG is encoded by the coding sequence ATGGCACAAGCAACAGCGCGTCACATTCTGGTGGACACCGAAACAAAGTGTGAAGAACTGAAAAAAGACATTGAAGGCGGGCAGGATTTTGCCGAAGTCGCCAAGAAGCACTCATCTTGTCCGTCTGGCCGCAACGGCGGCGACCTGGGCTCCTTCGGCCCCGGCCAGATGGTTCCAGAATTCGACACCGTGGTTTTTAGCGCTGACCTGAACACCGTGCAGGGCCCGGTAAAAACCCAGTTCGGCTATCACCTGCTAGAAGTGACCAGCCGCGGCTGA
- a CDS encoding DUF1415 domain-containing protein yields MNESDIISATRNWVDTVVVGLNFCPFAKRELAKGSVRFTVCEATNEEFLLQYLQQELQRLDNEPDLEATLLIHPYALGDFIRYNEFLEEVNGLLAVMELEGVYQVASFHPHYQFAGTGPDDAENYTNRSPYPMLHLLREASLEVAIEHYPNVDDIPDRNIELTRKLGVQKMRALLASCLENRS; encoded by the coding sequence GTGAACGAGTCAGACATTATTAGCGCCACCCGTAACTGGGTGGACACAGTCGTCGTTGGGTTGAACTTCTGTCCGTTCGCCAAGCGCGAACTCGCTAAAGGCAGCGTGCGTTTTACGGTGTGCGAAGCGACAAACGAAGAGTTCCTGCTGCAGTATCTGCAGCAGGAACTCCAGCGCCTGGATAACGAGCCAGATCTGGAGGCCACGCTGCTGATTCATCCCTACGCACTGGGCGACTTCATCCGGTACAACGAGTTTCTGGAGGAAGTCAACGGCCTGTTGGCGGTTATGGAACTGGAAGGTGTTTACCAGGTTGCCAGTTTTCACCCGCACTATCAGTTCGCTGGCACCGGGCCGGATGATGCTGAGAACTACACCAATCGATCGCCCTACCCGATGCTGCATCTGCTGCGCGAAGCCAGCCTGGAAGTGGCCATTGAGCACTATCCGAACGTAGATGACATTCCAGACCGTAATATTGAACTCACGCGAAAACTGGGTGTCCAGAAAATGCGCGCCCTTCTGGCGAGTTGCCTGGAAAATCGTTCCTGA
- a CDS encoding lytic transglycosylase domain-containing protein gives MKYAHTFCSPLLAFFLAFASSAACGDTIKRIVHSDGSVEFSNVKSDSPLASDGAATVYRYQDKYGVVSYSGERPANAKFSVIRFHCFACDPSSTVNWDTTPLFASRYNEQIETAAKEFNVDPALVRAVIHAESAFNPRALSPKGAQGLMQLMPATANELGVVNAMVAEDNIRGGANYLAQMLARFRGDTKLATAAYNAGPGAVSRHNGIPPYAETRAYVKRVGILYRRYAAL, from the coding sequence ATGAAATACGCCCACACGTTTTGCTCTCCGCTTCTCGCATTTTTTCTGGCATTTGCCAGCAGCGCGGCCTGTGGCGACACCATCAAGCGTATTGTGCACAGCGACGGCAGCGTGGAATTTTCCAATGTAAAAAGCGACAGCCCGCTGGCGTCGGATGGTGCAGCCACGGTGTACCGTTATCAAGACAAATACGGCGTGGTGTCCTACAGCGGTGAACGCCCGGCGAACGCAAAGTTTTCAGTGATTCGCTTCCACTGTTTTGCCTGTGATCCTTCGTCTACGGTAAATTGGGACACCACGCCGCTGTTTGCATCCCGCTACAATGAACAGATCGAGACGGCGGCCAAAGAGTTCAATGTAGATCCGGCCCTCGTTCGCGCCGTTATTCACGCCGAATCGGCATTCAATCCTAGGGCGCTGTCACCCAAAGGGGCACAGGGGCTTATGCAGCTAATGCCCGCCACTGCAAACGAGCTGGGGGTGGTTAACGCCATGGTTGCCGAAGACAACATTCGCGGTGGTGCAAATTATCTGGCGCAAATGCTGGCTCGCTTTCGGGGCGACACCAAGCTGGCCACCGCAGCCTACAACGCCGGCCCCGGAGCCGTTAGCCGCCACAATGGCATTCCGCCCTACGCAGAAACTCGGGCTTACGTAAAACGGGTGGGTATTCTGTACCGCCGTTACGCCGCGCTTTAA
- a CDS encoding ABC-F family ATPase — protein sequence MIATANITMQFGAKPLFENVSAKFGNGNRYGLIGANGCGKSTLMKIMGGDLEPSSGHIMLDPNIRLGKLHQDQFAYENSTVIDTVIMGHEELWTVKKERDRIYSLPEMTEDDGMAVADLEVQFAEMDGYTSESRAGELLLGLDIPLDQHDGPMSALAPGWKLRVLLAQALFSNPDVLLLDEPTNHLDINTIRWLESILVARNSTMIIISHDRHFLNSVCTHMADLDYGELRLFPGNYDEYMTAATQARERMLSENAKKKTQIAELQQFVSRFSANASKAKQATSRARQIDKIQLDDVKPSSRVSPFIRFESGKKIHRQALTLKELTKGFTDIPLFKKLNLQIEAGERVAIIGPNGVGKTTFLQCLTGAYQPDSGEVKWTDSAQVGYFAQDHTSDFAQDMNLNDWMARWTTGGEQVIRGTLGRMLFSSDDIEKSVHVLSGGEQGRMLFGKLILQQPNVMLLDEPTNHMDMESIEALNLALENYEGTLIFVSHDREFVSSLATRIIELDASGVIDFSGSYDEYLRSRGYA from the coding sequence TTGATCGCTACTGCTAACATTACGATGCAATTCGGGGCTAAGCCCCTGTTCGAAAACGTCTCAGCCAAATTTGGTAACGGCAATCGCTATGGCCTGATTGGTGCCAACGGTTGTGGAAAGTCGACGCTAATGAAAATTATGGGTGGCGATCTGGAGCCGTCCTCCGGGCATATTATGCTCGATCCTAATATTCGCCTGGGTAAGTTACACCAGGACCAGTTCGCCTACGAGAACTCCACGGTGATTGACACCGTGATCATGGGTCACGAAGAATTGTGGACGGTGAAGAAAGAGCGCGACCGTATTTATTCGCTGCCAGAGATGACCGAAGACGATGGTATGGCCGTGGCGGATCTGGAAGTGCAATTTGCCGAGATGGACGGTTATACCTCGGAATCCCGCGCGGGTGAGTTATTGCTGGGCCTGGACATTCCTCTGGACCAGCACGATGGCCCGATGAGTGCACTGGCGCCCGGCTGGAAGCTGCGGGTTTTGCTGGCCCAAGCACTGTTTTCAAATCCGGATGTGTTGTTGCTGGACGAGCCCACTAACCACTTGGACATTAACACCATCCGTTGGCTGGAAAGCATTCTGGTGGCGCGCAACAGCACCATGATTATTATTTCGCACGACCGCCACTTTCTGAACAGCGTGTGCACCCACATGGCGGATCTGGATTACGGTGAGTTGCGCTTGTTCCCGGGTAACTACGATGAGTACATGACCGCTGCCACCCAGGCCCGCGAGCGCATGCTGTCAGAAAACGCCAAGAAAAAGACCCAAATTGCCGAGCTTCAGCAATTTGTTAGTCGTTTTTCGGCCAACGCCTCTAAAGCCAAACAAGCCACTTCGCGGGCGCGCCAGATCGACAAGATTCAACTGGACGATGTAAAACCGTCCAGCCGTGTCAGCCCGTTTATCCGTTTTGAATCGGGTAAGAAGATTCACCGCCAAGCGTTAACGCTGAAGGAACTGACCAAGGGTTTCACCGACATCCCACTGTTCAAAAAACTCAATCTGCAAATTGAAGCCGGTGAACGGGTTGCGATCATTGGACCCAATGGGGTTGGAAAAACCACGTTTTTACAGTGTCTGACAGGGGCTTACCAGCCGGATAGCGGTGAGGTGAAGTGGACTGACAGCGCTCAGGTTGGCTATTTTGCCCAGGACCATACGTCAGATTTCGCGCAGGACATGAACCTGAACGATTGGATGGCACGCTGGACCACCGGCGGTGAGCAAGTGATTCGCGGCACATTGGGTCGCATGCTGTTTTCCAGCGACGACATCGAAAAATCTGTTCACGTGTTGTCAGGAGGGGAACAGGGCCGAATGCTGTTTGGCAAACTTATTTTACAACAGCCCAACGTGATGCTGCTGGACGAACCTACCAACCACATGGACATGGAGTCGATTGAAGCGCTAAACCTGGCTCTTGAAAACTACGAAGGCACGCTTATTTTTGTGAGCCACGACCGAGAGTTTGTATCGTCCCTGGCGACCCGTATTATTGAGCTTGACGCTAGCGGAGTCATCGACTTCAGTGGCAGCTACGACGAATACCTGCGCAGCCGCGGTTATGCGTAA
- a CDS encoding LysR family transcriptional regulator, with translation MDWDYLRYVRALAIGGTLAKAGEILGVHQTTVLRRLDHMEEALAVRFFERSREGLKLTAAGEMAFYEAEKLAAEIENLERKLRQETTALEGKIRIATPDTLMTELLAPILASLLIKYPDIELEILTDNDVSNLSHREADLTLRPENKPQATWEGERIAAMQYAVYATPGYCRRNRGFDIDQRPEQLRWIIPDETFSLLATGRWYRRHLKHATSVIRCNSLQAMVALARSGAGVAVLPCYLGEDARELRRLSEPLEGESVDLWLHVNQDTQQMARVRLVMAFLVSRLRALEASLEFSTTY, from the coding sequence ATGGATTGGGACTATCTACGATACGTACGCGCTTTGGCAATAGGTGGAACGCTCGCCAAAGCCGGAGAAATACTGGGTGTGCACCAAACCACGGTGTTGCGTCGACTTGACCATATGGAAGAGGCCCTGGCAGTTCGATTCTTCGAGCGCAGCCGCGAAGGTTTGAAGCTGACGGCGGCCGGTGAGATGGCTTTTTACGAGGCTGAAAAACTGGCGGCAGAAATAGAAAACCTGGAGCGCAAACTGCGCCAGGAAACAACGGCGCTTGAGGGCAAAATACGCATCGCCACCCCGGACACGCTGATGACTGAGCTGTTAGCGCCGATTCTGGCAAGCCTGCTTATAAAGTACCCAGACATCGAACTGGAAATTCTGACCGACAACGACGTCAGCAATCTGAGCCATCGCGAAGCCGATCTGACCCTGCGCCCGGAAAACAAACCCCAGGCGACATGGGAGGGTGAGCGCATTGCGGCGATGCAATACGCTGTGTATGCCACCCCGGGATACTGTCGCCGTAACCGCGGTTTCGATATCGACCAGCGGCCGGAACAGTTGCGCTGGATTATCCCCGATGAAACTTTCAGCCTGCTGGCTACCGGGCGCTGGTATCGTCGCCACCTGAAACATGCAACCTCGGTAATTCGTTGTAATAGCTTGCAGGCAATGGTGGCGCTGGCCCGCAGCGGCGCGGGGGTGGCTGTATTGCCCTGCTATCTAGGTGAAGACGCTCGTGAATTGCGGCGCCTGTCGGAGCCGCTGGAAGGTGAAAGTGTGGATTTATGGCTACACGTGAATCAGGACACCCAGCAAATGGCTCGGGTGCGGCTGGTAATGGCTTTTTTGGTATCCCGCTTGCGAGCTCTTGAGGCTAGCCTGGAGTTCAGCACCACGTATTAG
- a CDS encoding dodecin yields MSSSHVYKKVEIVGSSPNSIEEAIQNALDECGKSVRNMEWFEVVETRGHIVDGKVGHFQVSLKIGFRIGKD; encoded by the coding sequence TTGAGCAGCTCGCATGTTTACAAGAAAGTTGAAATTGTAGGGTCATCGCCCAACAGCATTGAGGAGGCTATTCAGAACGCACTGGACGAATGTGGTAAAAGCGTGCGTAATATGGAGTGGTTTGAAGTGGTTGAAACCCGCGGCCACATTGTTGATGGCAAGGTGGGCCATTTCCAAGTCAGTTTGAAAATCGGTTTTCGCATTGGTAAAGACTGA
- a CDS encoding TIGR02647 family protein has protein sequence MAFSADHLAELNLLTQFDSSSAQEGIKVHRNEADPELVSAAERLFSKGLITRDDGGYLTALGSEAIEQAQMLLAILSSK, from the coding sequence ATGGCATTCTCTGCAGATCACCTGGCTGAGCTGAATCTTTTAACCCAGTTCGATTCATCGTCCGCCCAGGAAGGTATCAAAGTACATCGCAATGAGGCCGACCCAGAGCTGGTTTCGGCGGCAGAGCGCTTGTTCAGTAAAGGTCTGATTACCCGCGACGACGGCGGCTACCTGACCGCATTGGGTAGCGAAGCGATCGAGCAGGCGCAAATGTTGCTCGCGATACTGAGCAGCAAATAA
- a CDS encoding LysE family translocator, with the protein MSVLNLALLSVFLPTFFVVSITPGMCMTLALSLGITVGVRRALWMMIGELLGVGIVAIASAVGVATFMLGYPTVFEVAKVAGGAYLIWLGVQLWRSRGKMAMPEEGAILPSSTRWQLATQGFITAIANPKGWAFLVVLLPPFIDSSLPIVPQLTALILIILSMEFLCLLLYANGGRTLRRALRSGDKVRLANRISGSLMMLVGVWLALG; encoded by the coding sequence ATGTCGGTTTTGAATTTGGCGTTGTTGTCGGTGTTTCTGCCCACCTTTTTTGTGGTGTCTATCACCCCCGGCATGTGCATGACCCTAGCTTTGTCGCTGGGCATTACTGTGGGTGTGCGCAGGGCGCTGTGGATGATGATCGGCGAACTGCTGGGCGTTGGTATTGTGGCCATCGCGTCTGCTGTAGGCGTGGCTACATTTATGCTGGGTTATCCCACCGTGTTTGAAGTTGCCAAAGTCGCGGGGGGTGCCTATTTGATATGGTTGGGCGTACAACTATGGCGTTCCCGCGGCAAAATGGCGATGCCGGAAGAAGGCGCGATATTGCCGAGCAGCACCCGCTGGCAGTTGGCCACGCAGGGTTTTATAACCGCCATTGCCAACCCTAAAGGCTGGGCGTTTCTGGTGGTTTTGCTGCCGCCGTTTATAGATAGCTCATTGCCAATAGTACCGCAGCTTACGGCCCTGATACTGATTATTCTGAGCATGGAATTTTTGTGCTTGTTGCTGTATGCCAATGGCGGCCGTACCTTGCGCCGGGCTCTGCGCAGTGGTGATAAAGTCCGGCTGGCCAATCGAATTTCAGGCAGTCTGATGATGCTGGTGGGTGTTTGGCTGGCTTTGGGCTGA
- a CDS encoding NAD-dependent protein deacetylase: protein MSEIRHRSRPFSSDQRLPDTDITPNAHQPEQAGAMLADYIHRHPRLLILTGAGVSTDSGIPDYRDGDGAWKRKQPVQHQAFMGSVQTRQRYWGRSLIGWPLMRNASPNASHHHISQLEMLNHSALVVTQNVDRLHQKAGTQAVTDLHGRADEVLCMSCDYRCMRDEVHQRCAILNPQFSAFTADVAPDGDADLDIDFADFQLADCPLCGGILKPDVVFFGDYVPKQRVYAALDALKASDGLLVIGSSLMVYSGFRFCRYAHEWGKPIATLNLGRTRAESLAMLRLNASISDTLEVCVNQL, encoded by the coding sequence ATGTCTGAAATCCGTCACCGTTCCCGCCCCTTTAGCTCTGATCAGCGGCTGCCAGATACTGATATAACGCCCAATGCGCATCAGCCCGAACAGGCTGGTGCCATGCTCGCCGACTATATTCACCGCCATCCCAGATTGTTGATTCTGACTGGCGCTGGTGTCAGCACCGATTCCGGTATTCCAGATTACCGCGATGGCGACGGCGCCTGGAAACGTAAGCAGCCGGTGCAGCATCAGGCCTTTATGGGCAGCGTTCAAACCCGCCAACGTTACTGGGGTCGCAGCCTGATAGGCTGGCCGCTGATGCGCAACGCCTCACCGAATGCCTCTCACCATCATATTTCCCAGCTTGAAATGCTCAATCACAGTGCGCTGGTGGTTACCCAGAATGTGGACAGGTTGCACCAAAAAGCAGGAACTCAGGCGGTAACCGATTTGCACGGCCGCGCTGACGAGGTGCTATGCATGAGCTGCGATTATCGATGTATGAGGGACGAGGTGCACCAGCGCTGTGCGATTCTTAATCCGCAATTCAGTGCGTTTACGGCAGACGTAGCGCCGGATGGTGATGCCGATTTAGACATCGATTTTGCAGACTTCCAGTTGGCAGACTGCCCGCTGTGTGGCGGTATTTTAAAGCCGGATGTGGTGTTCTTTGGCGATTACGTGCCTAAACAGCGGGTGTATGCCGCACTGGATGCGCTTAAAGCCAGCGATGGTCTACTGGTGATTGGCTCGTCACTGATGGTTTACTCCGGATTCCGCTTTTGCCGTTACGCTCATGAATGGGGTAAGCCCATTGCAACATTGAACCTGGGCCGAACCCGTGCGGAATCTCTGGCAATGCTCAGACTTAACGCCAGTATTTCGGACACCCTCGAGGTGTGTGTTAACCAGCTTTAG